From Segatella copri, the proteins below share one genomic window:
- the pafA gene encoding alkaline phosphatase PafA → MNKIIKLIFVLCCFCGIAQAQPQRPKLVVGIVIDQMRWDYLYRYYARYGEGGFKRMLGEGFSVENCKIPYIPSVTAIGHSSIWTGSVPSIHGIAGNNFMKDGKVVYCTADDTVNPVGSDSKAGKMSPRNLWVTTIGDELRLATNNRSKVIGVALKDRASILPAGHHANGAFWFNDKSGKFITSTFYMDKLPEWVNKFNKQKLPNKYLSKKWETLYPIDSYKESTSDDNNYENGIVEGEKAVLPLDLPTLYKKHGYKILRSTPFGCNLTFDIAKAAIEGENLGRNTDTDLLTISCSSTDYIGHQVGVNAIETEDCYLRLDKALADFFAYLDQTVGKGNYLTFLTADHGGVNNATFLQDQRIPAGIWNKKGLVDELNKSLKTKFNTDKDLVKTIMNYQVFFNTDIIEELGLDYAAIKQVVVDRLKKDKDVHYAFDMEKTSIESIPEELKFRAINGYNRERSGGVQIVLKPGHYDYYSSKGTTHGAWNPYDIHIPCLFMGWGIQHGESAQPHYMTDIAATVCAMLHIQAPNGCIGTPIF, encoded by the coding sequence ATGAATAAGATTATCAAACTCATCTTCGTGCTCTGCTGCTTCTGCGGCATTGCACAGGCTCAGCCTCAACGTCCTAAGCTCGTTGTAGGCATCGTTATCGACCAGATGCGATGGGATTATCTCTATCGCTACTACGCCCGCTACGGCGAAGGCGGATTCAAGAGAATGCTCGGAGAAGGATTCAGCGTAGAAAACTGCAAGATTCCTTACATCCCTTCGGTTACAGCCATCGGCCACTCTTCTATCTGGACCGGTTCCGTTCCTTCCATCCACGGAATTGCAGGAAATAACTTCATGAAAGATGGAAAAGTAGTGTATTGTACTGCCGACGATACCGTCAACCCGGTAGGTTCTGACAGCAAGGCTGGCAAGATGTCGCCTCGCAATCTGTGGGTAACCACCATCGGCGATGAACTCCGTCTGGCTACCAACAACCGCTCTAAGGTGATTGGTGTAGCCTTGAAAGACAGAGCATCCATCCTCCCTGCGGGCCATCACGCCAATGGCGCTTTCTGGTTTAATGACAAGTCGGGCAAGTTCATCACCAGTACTTTCTATATGGATAAGTTGCCTGAGTGGGTGAACAAGTTCAACAAGCAGAAACTCCCTAACAAGTATCTTTCCAAGAAATGGGAGACGCTCTACCCTATCGATTCCTACAAGGAGAGCACCAGCGATGACAACAACTACGAGAATGGAATTGTTGAAGGCGAAAAGGCTGTATTGCCACTCGACCTGCCTACCTTATATAAAAAGCATGGTTACAAGATTCTCCGCAGTACCCCATTCGGCTGCAACCTGACTTTCGATATTGCCAAGGCTGCCATTGAGGGAGAAAATCTGGGTAGAAACACAGATACTGATTTGCTGACCATCAGCTGCTCAAGCACCGATTACATCGGTCATCAGGTGGGCGTAAACGCTATCGAAACAGAGGATTGCTATCTTAGATTAGATAAGGCTCTGGCAGATTTCTTCGCTTATCTCGACCAGACCGTGGGCAAGGGAAATTATCTCACCTTCCTCACCGCCGACCATGGAGGCGTAAACAACGCCACCTTCCTGCAAGACCAGCGAATCCCTGCCGGCATCTGGAACAAGAAGGGACTGGTAGATGAATTGAACAAGAGTCTGAAGACAAAGTTCAACACCGACAAGGACCTAGTAAAGACCATTATGAACTATCAGGTATTCTTCAATACAGACATCATCGAGGAACTCGGTCTGGATTACGCAGCCATCAAGCAGGTGGTAGTAGACAGACTGAAGAAAGACAAGGACGTGCACTATGCCTTCGACATGGAGAAGACCTCTATCGAGAGCATCCCTGAAGAGCTGAAGTTCCGCGCCATTAACGGTTATAACCGTGAGCGCAGCGGAGGTGTTCAGATTGTACTGAAACCAGGTCACTACGATTATTACAGCAGCAAGGGAACTACCCACGGAGCATGGAATCCATACGATATCCATATTCCTTGCCTGTTTATGGGTTGGGGCATCCAGCACGGCGAGAGTGCCCAGCCTCACTATATGACAGATATTGCCGCTACCGTTTGTGCGATGCTGCATATTCAGGCACCTAACGGCTGCATCGGCACACCGATATTCTAA
- a CDS encoding ATP-dependent Clp protease adaptor ClpS, with the protein MAQEQTAIRERQKTRLKEPGRYVVMMFNDDFTPMDFVVEILESIFFKSQAEAEAIMLKVHHEEKAVVGTYSYDIAKSKVEKAMEKARTQKFPLKLTYMPE; encoded by the coding sequence ATGGCTCAAGAACAAACAGCAATTCGTGAACGCCAGAAAACCAGGCTCAAGGAGCCGGGGCGTTACGTGGTAATGATGTTCAACGACGACTTCACACCGATGGACTTCGTGGTAGAAATCCTCGAATCCATCTTCTTCAAGTCGCAGGCTGAGGCTGAAGCAATCATGCTCAAGGTTCATCACGAAGAAAAAGCCGTGGTGGGCACCTACAGCTATGACATCGCCAAGAGTAAAGTGGAGAAAGCGATGGAGAAAGCCCGTACGCAGAAGTTTCCGCTTAAACTCACTTATATGCCGGAATAG
- a CDS encoding AAA family ATPase — MKQARFFDHEFVMPEHMLLALLRQYAFCQALQEEGVDSLKMHEDLVEWLAKQERVPETIKYLPEPSSLFKTMFGTACALAAAADRQLVNVPHFVQAMFGLQNSEAAFLLCKNVGDRQGEFLASVDSYYPIGEDTGEAGMGMGADFDDDDYANEYDDDEEEGRRQVVQDWHQLVTCISDKVEEHNPLIGREQELDRTIQVLCRAEKNNPLHIGEAGVGKTALVYGLAKLINENQVPERLKGARIYGMDMGQMLAGAQYRGDFEKRIKMVMEGAVKEGNTIIYIDEIHNMIGAGRGSDGGPDASNMLKQYLEAGDIRFIGSTTYEEYNRYMAQSKGIVRRFQQIDIKEPTEEEAIKILEGLQYKYNKFHNVTYRKDALEYAVRASAKYISNRCLPDKAIDLMDEAGAYLEVHPVESRQRSYVTKSIIQQILIKVCKIDAAAMKDENNDALATLRQRILDKIYGQDKAVDKVVEAVMMAKAGLTDDDKPLASLLFVGPTGVGKTEVARQLAKELGIELVRFDMSEYTEKHTVAKLIGSPAGYVGYEDGGLLTDAIRKTPNCVLLLDEIEKAHSDIYNILLQVMDYARLTDNKGQKADFRNVILIMTSNAGAQYASRASVGFNGNVSRGEAMLAQVKKTFKPEFINRLSDMVVFNDMDKHMAELILAKKLRQLDAKLAAKGVTVTLTDAAREQLLKWGFTKEYGAREMDRVIGNRLKPILMKALLFGKLKKSGKAHVDFDGKELVINY; from the coding sequence ATGAAGCAAGCCCGGTTCTTCGATCACGAGTTCGTGATGCCCGAGCACATGCTGCTGGCGTTGCTCAGGCAGTATGCATTCTGTCAGGCGCTGCAGGAAGAAGGCGTAGACAGCCTCAAAATGCACGAAGACTTGGTGGAATGGCTCGCCAAGCAGGAGCGTGTGCCTGAAACCATCAAGTATCTGCCAGAGCCGTCATCGCTCTTCAAAACCATGTTTGGAACGGCGTGCGCCCTGGCTGCTGCTGCCGACAGACAGCTGGTGAATGTACCCCATTTTGTGCAGGCGATGTTTGGCTTGCAGAATTCAGAAGCCGCTTTCCTGCTGTGCAAGAATGTGGGCGACCGGCAGGGCGAGTTCCTGGCGAGCGTTGACAGTTATTATCCTATAGGAGAAGATACTGGAGAGGCTGGCATGGGCATGGGAGCAGACTTTGATGATGACGATTATGCCAACGAGTATGACGACGACGAGGAAGAAGGCAGAAGACAGGTTGTACAGGATTGGCATCAGCTGGTTACCTGTATTTCTGACAAGGTAGAAGAGCACAATCCGCTCATCGGAAGAGAACAGGAACTGGACAGAACCATCCAGGTGCTCTGCCGTGCCGAGAAGAACAATCCGCTCCACATCGGAGAAGCCGGAGTCGGCAAGACAGCTCTGGTCTATGGTCTCGCCAAACTCATCAACGAAAACCAGGTTCCTGAACGCCTCAAGGGGGCTCGCATCTACGGCATGGATATGGGACAGATGCTTGCCGGTGCCCAATATCGCGGCGACTTCGAGAAACGCATCAAGATGGTGATGGAGGGAGCCGTGAAGGAAGGCAATACCATTATCTACATCGATGAGATTCATAATATGATAGGTGCCGGTCGTGGCTCAGATGGCGGACCTGATGCATCCAATATGCTGAAGCAATATCTGGAGGCAGGCGATATCCGTTTCATCGGCTCTACCACCTACGAGGAATATAACCGTTACATGGCTCAGAGCAAGGGCATCGTGCGCCGGTTCCAGCAGATAGATATCAAGGAACCTACCGAGGAGGAGGCTATCAAAATATTGGAGGGCTTGCAGTATAAATACAACAAGTTCCACAATGTAACCTATCGCAAGGACGCCCTGGAATATGCCGTCCGTGCCAGCGCCAAATATATCAGCAACCGCTGTCTGCCAGACAAGGCCATCGACCTGATGGATGAGGCGGGTGCTTATCTGGAGGTGCATCCGGTAGAATCTCGCCAGCGCTCTTATGTTACCAAGTCTATCATCCAGCAGATTCTGATTAAAGTCTGCAAGATTGATGCGGCTGCGATGAAAGATGAGAATAACGATGCTTTGGCTACGCTCCGCCAGCGCATACTCGACAAGATTTACGGTCAGGACAAGGCTGTAGACAAGGTGGTTGAGGCTGTGATGATGGCAAAGGCGGGATTGACAGATGATGACAAACCATTGGCTTCGCTCCTCTTCGTGGGACCTACCGGAGTAGGAAAAACCGAGGTGGCACGACAGTTGGCCAAGGAACTCGGCATCGAACTGGTACGCTTCGATATGAGTGAATATACCGAGAAGCATACCGTGGCAAAACTCATCGGTTCGCCAGCCGGATACGTGGGTTATGAGGATGGAGGACTTCTGACCGATGCCATCCGCAAGACGCCAAACTGTGTACTCCTGCTCGATGAGATAGAGAAGGCGCATAGCGATATCTACAACATCCTGCTCCAGGTAATGGACTATGCCCGTCTGACTGATAACAAGGGTCAGAAGGCTGATTTCCGTAACGTGATTCTCATCATGACCTCAAATGCCGGAGCACAATATGCTTCACGGGCTAGCGTAGGTTTCAATGGAAACGTAAGTCGTGGCGAAGCGATGCTGGCACAGGTGAAGAAGACTTTCAAGCCTGAGTTTATCAACCGACTTTCTGACATGGTGGTGTTCAACGATATGGATAAGCACATGGCTGAGCTGATTCTTGCCAAGAAACTTCGTCAACTTGATGCGAAACTGGCTGCAAAGGGAGTTACCGTAACGTTAACCGATGCTGCGCGTGAACAGTTGCTGAAATGGGGCTTTACCAAGGAATATGGTGCCCGCGAGATGGACCGTGTCATCGGTAACCGCCTGAAACCGATCCTGATGAAGGCGCTGCTCTTCGGCAAACTCAAGAAGAGTGGCAAGGCGCATGTCGACTTTGACGGAAAGGAACTGGTGATTAATTATTAG
- a CDS encoding flavin reductase, with the protein MEKINVKELNDNVFETIGKEWMLVCAGNKDHFNMMTASWGCLGWLWNKPVAVVFIRPERFTHGIIEENEFMTLSFLGNSEEARKIYNFCGSKSGRDLDKVKETGLIPVETDNGCIGFEQSRLTLECHKLYKDSMTAEKFLDKDLLQWYGAKGGFHDVYVVEITNAYKK; encoded by the coding sequence ATGGAAAAGATCAACGTAAAAGAACTGAATGACAACGTCTTCGAGACTATTGGTAAGGAGTGGATGCTGGTATGTGCCGGCAACAAGGATCATTTCAATATGATGACCGCCTCTTGGGGCTGTTTGGGATGGCTTTGGAACAAGCCGGTGGCTGTGGTCTTTATCCGTCCGGAGCGTTTCACCCACGGCATCATCGAGGAGAATGAATTCATGACTCTCTCTTTCCTCGGCAACAGCGAGGAGGCTCGGAAGATTTATAACTTCTGCGGCTCTAAGAGCGGACGCGATTTGGATAAGGTGAAGGAAACAGGACTGATTCCTGTAGAAACCGATAATGGCTGCATTGGTTTCGAGCAGTCACGACTCACCCTGGAATGCCACAAACTTTATAAAGACAGTATGACCGCCGAGAAGTTCCTCGACAAGGACCTGCTCCAATGGTATGGTGCCAAGGGTGGATTCCACGATGTTTATGTTGTGGAGATTACCAATGCTTATAAAAAGTAA
- a CDS encoding TonB-dependent receptor plug domain-containing protein, giving the protein MYKTIFNKRNSLKFNRFSNKNYSLFAVLGREVLVGALSVATLSHAKAAGVSTEGAKVDSTLYKGGKAYELDAVSVTGSRAPMTVEQSPKIVSVITRDDIHRAAAQTINDVLKLATGVDVRQRGGFGVQTDISINGGTFDQITILLNGVNISNPQTGHNASDFPVALADIDHIEVLEGAASRLFGTSAFNGAINIVTKKAKSEGVSASVEGGSFGSFGAQGRVQTAFETGKWTQAYSVSGGYKRSDGGTENSDFEKGQGYGNLSFSYDQRFDIIAQLGIASQSYGANTFYSANYNNQYEKTDHGMASLNLSLHNQEKTWEIAPQFYYNKFKDHYQLKRGIAGAAAGENYHDLDVYGGGLNANVAWALGKTAVGFDISKECIYSTALGEELAEKDYKDISGSDRQYTRKGERTNTNIMLEHNFIFGGFTLSAGVLANKNTGLDNDFRFYPGVDMSYRPNDNWKFYASWNKALRMPTYTDLYINNVVQQGDINLNPEKNSTFKVGTQYRQTGFAATVSGFYAHGTNMIDWVQTSVTEQNDSQYHVMNIGKLNNMGYNVDATIYMRELVPNSFITRIKLGYAYIYQDHKTETNILKSLYALEYLKHKAVFGLDHQIWNKLSASWSVRWQQRMNGYHPYTKVDCKLMWDEKKYNIFVKADNITCHRYYDLTAVKQPGLWIMAGASVNLGR; this is encoded by the coding sequence ATGTACAAAACAATTTTCAACAAGCGCAACAGCTTGAAGTTCAACCGATTCTCTAACAAGAACTACTCACTCTTCGCAGTTTTGGGAAGAGAGGTACTTGTTGGCGCACTCAGCGTTGCTACCCTGAGCCATGCTAAGGCAGCAGGCGTAAGCACAGAGGGAGCCAAGGTTGACTCTACCCTCTACAAGGGCGGAAAGGCTTACGAGCTGGATGCGGTAAGCGTTACCGGATCTCGTGCGCCAATGACTGTAGAGCAGTCACCTAAGATTGTGTCTGTCATTACCCGCGACGATATTCATCGTGCGGCTGCGCAGACTATCAACGATGTATTGAAATTAGCTACCGGCGTGGATGTCCGTCAGCGTGGTGGCTTTGGTGTTCAGACGGATATCTCCATCAATGGTGGAACCTTCGACCAGATTACCATTCTCTTGAATGGCGTCAACATTTCCAATCCTCAGACTGGTCACAATGCTTCTGATTTTCCTGTAGCTCTTGCTGACATCGACCACATCGAAGTGCTCGAGGGGGCGGCATCGCGCTTATTCGGAACTTCAGCCTTCAATGGTGCCATCAACATCGTAACCAAGAAGGCTAAGAGTGAGGGGGTATCTGCAAGTGTAGAAGGCGGAAGCTTTGGAAGTTTCGGAGCACAGGGACGTGTGCAGACGGCTTTTGAAACGGGCAAGTGGACCCAGGCTTATTCCGTAAGCGGAGGCTACAAGCGCTCGGATGGCGGCACGGAGAACAGCGATTTCGAGAAGGGACAGGGCTACGGCAATCTCTCTTTCTCTTACGACCAGCGTTTCGACATCATCGCCCAGTTGGGTATTGCTAGCCAGAGCTACGGCGCCAATACTTTCTACAGCGCCAATTACAACAACCAATATGAGAAGACAGACCACGGTATGGCTTCTCTCAACCTGAGTCTGCATAACCAGGAGAAGACCTGGGAGATTGCGCCTCAATTCTATTATAACAAATTCAAGGATCACTACCAGCTGAAACGCGGTATAGCTGGAGCTGCAGCAGGCGAGAACTATCACGACCTAGATGTTTATGGTGGTGGACTGAATGCCAACGTGGCTTGGGCTTTGGGTAAGACCGCAGTAGGTTTCGACATCAGTAAGGAGTGCATCTACTCTACTGCATTGGGCGAGGAACTCGCAGAGAAAGACTATAAAGATATCTCGGGGTCTGATCGTCAATATACCCGAAAGGGCGAGCGCACCAATACCAACATCATGCTGGAGCACAACTTCATCTTCGGCGGCTTCACCTTGTCGGCTGGTGTCTTGGCTAACAAGAATACAGGTTTGGACAACGACTTCCGTTTCTATCCTGGTGTGGATATGAGTTATCGTCCTAACGACAACTGGAAGTTCTACGCTTCCTGGAACAAGGCATTGAGAATGCCTACCTACACCGACTTATACATAAATAATGTGGTGCAGCAGGGCGACATCAACCTAAACCCGGAGAAGAACTCCACCTTCAAGGTAGGTACTCAATATCGCCAGACTGGTTTTGCCGCAACCGTAAGCGGATTCTACGCACACGGCACCAACATGATTGACTGGGTTCAGACATCCGTGACCGAGCAGAACGACAGCCAGTATCACGTGATGAACATCGGAAAGCTCAACAACATGGGCTACAACGTGGATGCAACTATCTACATGAGAGAGTTGGTACCAAACAGTTTCATCACCCGCATCAAGTTGGGTTATGCTTACATCTATCAGGATCATAAGACTGAGACCAACATCCTGAAATCACTCTATGCATTGGAGTATCTGAAGCACAAGGCAGTATTCGGCCTGGATCATCAAATCTGGAACAAGCTTTCAGCATCATGGAGCGTAAGATGGCAGCAGAGAATGAATGGCTATCATCCATACACCAAGGTGGATTGCAAGCTGATGTGGGACGAGAAGAAATACAATATCTTCGTGAAAGCCGACAACATCACTTGCCACCGCTACTACGACCTCACAGCTGTTAAGCAGCCAGGTTTGTGGATTATGGCAGGAGCCAGCGTAAATCTCGGCCGATAA
- the aat gene encoding leucyl/phenylalanyl-tRNA--protein transferase, translating into MILQIDDTADEIYFPDPHYGDEDGCFAIGGDLSIDRLLLAYSNGIFPWYSFRDQPEILWFCPMKRFVIFPDEIHISHSMRTLMRKNRYSVGINEDFDGAIRGCSKTNGRYWEDGAWLGENIIQAFTALHKQGFAASVEVWDNETDELVGGLYGVTIGKVFIGESMFSRVPSASKIALIFLARYLQEHGGKMIDCQLETPHLKSMGGRYISYEEYMKIMNEE; encoded by the coding sequence ATGATATTACAGATAGATGATACTGCGGACGAGATTTATTTTCCCGATCCGCATTATGGCGATGAGGATGGATGCTTTGCGATTGGTGGCGATTTGAGTATCGACCGCCTGTTGCTGGCTTATAGCAATGGCATCTTTCCCTGGTATAGTTTCCGTGACCAGCCTGAAATACTCTGGTTCTGTCCGATGAAGCGTTTCGTCATCTTCCCTGATGAAATCCACATCAGTCATTCCATGCGTACCCTGATGAGAAAGAACCGGTACAGCGTAGGAATCAACGAAGATTTCGATGGCGCAATACGGGGATGCAGCAAGACCAACGGACGGTATTGGGAAGATGGCGCATGGCTGGGCGAGAACATCATCCAGGCATTTACTGCCCTCCATAAGCAGGGCTTTGCGGCGAGCGTAGAGGTATGGGATAATGAAACTGATGAACTGGTGGGGGGACTTTATGGTGTCACCATCGGCAAGGTTTTTATCGGAGAAAGCATGTTCTCCAGGGTTCCGTCAGCTTCTAAGATTGCCCTCATCTTCCTTGCCAGATACTTGCAGGAGCACGGTGGCAAGATGATAGATTGTCAGTTGGAGACTCCTCATCTCAAATCGATGGGTGGCAGATATATTTCTTACGAGGAATATATGAAGATTATGAACGAAGAATAA
- a CDS encoding heavy metal translocating P-type ATPase has protein sequence MKSKLFLIGATIILLIIAVFIEKEYSLATWQLLLVYLIPYLLIGHETLGEAAEGIAKGDMFNENFLMAIATIGALCIGFFPGSDTEFPEAVFVMLFFQVGELFEGYAEGKSRDSISHLMNIRPDVANVERNGKVESVSPEDVKIGETIVIRPGEKVPLDGIVVEGSSALNTIALTGESMPRDLNEGDTIMSGCINLSGVVRVRTTKSFGESTVSKIISLVESADKNKSKSEAFITRFARVYTPIVVFAAIALAVIPPFLAATGIVGEGTFGENFPLWLNRALIFLVVSCPCALVISVPLTFFGGIGGASRNGILIKGSNYMDALAKVGTVVFDKTGTLTHGEFAVAAVHADDSCPDHSSHDADNVHVGEYSDKEKILLHLAAHAEHFTTHPIGAALRSAFPQEATDGCEVTDVEEIAGQGIRAKVNSKVVCVGNKKMMENIGAQWHDCNQVGTIIHVAIDGKYAGHIVINDTLKEGSAHAIRELKELGIEKTVMLTGDRREVGEDVAHKLGLDECRAELLPTDKVSHVEQLLKTKPAGKTLAYVGDGINDAPVLKRADVGIAMGGLGSDAAIEAADVVLMDDDPRKIALAVKIARRTIHIAHENVIFAIGVKVAVLILATIGLGTMWMAVFADVGVTVLAVLNAMRSLGKNRLFYR, from the coding sequence CGAAGCTGCAGAAGGTATTGCCAAGGGCGATATGTTTAACGAAAACTTTCTGATGGCTATTGCAACCATCGGAGCACTTTGCATCGGATTCTTCCCAGGATCAGATACAGAATTCCCGGAGGCAGTCTTTGTGATGCTCTTCTTTCAGGTGGGCGAACTCTTCGAAGGATATGCGGAAGGAAAGAGCCGCGACAGTATTTCGCATCTGATGAATATCCGACCGGATGTAGCGAATGTTGAAAGAAACGGAAAAGTAGAGTCAGTTTCGCCGGAAGACGTCAAGATAGGAGAAACTATCGTAATCCGTCCGGGAGAGAAAGTTCCATTGGATGGTATTGTTGTTGAGGGAAGCTCAGCCTTGAATACCATTGCCCTGACAGGTGAGAGTATGCCACGGGATTTAAATGAAGGCGATACTATCATGTCCGGTTGCATCAACCTTTCAGGAGTAGTTCGTGTACGCACCACCAAGAGTTTTGGCGAGAGTACCGTATCCAAGATTATTTCTCTGGTAGAGAGTGCAGACAAGAACAAGTCGAAGAGCGAGGCTTTCATCACCCGTTTCGCCCGAGTCTATACTCCTATCGTTGTTTTCGCAGCCATTGCCCTGGCGGTTATTCCTCCATTCCTGGCAGCAACAGGAATCGTAGGTGAAGGAACCTTTGGCGAGAACTTCCCATTATGGCTCAACCGCGCCTTGATATTCCTGGTAGTTTCCTGTCCTTGCGCCCTGGTTATCAGCGTGCCCCTCACCTTCTTTGGCGGCATCGGCGGAGCATCCCGGAATGGTATTCTCATCAAGGGCAGCAACTATATGGATGCTTTAGCCAAGGTGGGAACCGTTGTGTTCGACAAGACCGGAACTCTGACCCACGGAGAGTTTGCCGTAGCGGCTGTTCATGCTGATGATTCCTGCCCAGACCATTCATCCCACGATGCAGATAATGTACATGTTGGCGAATATTCTGACAAGGAGAAGATTCTGCTGCATTTGGCGGCTCATGCTGAACATTTCACTACCCACCCTATCGGCGCAGCCCTGCGTTCTGCCTTCCCGCAAGAAGCAACGGATGGCTGCGAGGTGACCGATGTAGAGGAAATTGCAGGACAAGGTATCCGTGCCAAAGTGAACAGCAAGGTGGTTTGCGTGGGCAACAAGAAGATGATGGAAAACATCGGTGCCCAATGGCACGACTGCAACCAGGTGGGAACCATCATCCACGTCGCCATTGATGGCAAGTACGCGGGACATATTGTGATCAACGACACCCTTAAGGAAGGAAGCGCCCATGCCATCAGAGAGCTGAAAGAACTTGGAATAGAGAAAACGGTAATGCTGACGGGTGACCGCAGAGAAGTGGGAGAAGATGTTGCCCACAAACTGGGACTGGACGAGTGCCGCGCAGAACTGCTGCCAACCGACAAGGTTTCGCATGTAGAACAACTGCTGAAGACAAAACCAGCAGGCAAGACACTCGCTTACGTAGGCGATGGCATCAACGATGCCCCTGTATTGAAACGTGCCGATGTGGGCATTGCCATGGGTGGACTGGGTAGCGATGCTGCCATCGAAGCTGCCGATGTAGTACTGATGGATGATGACCCTAGAAAGATTGCCCTTGCCGTAAAGATAGCCAGAAGAACCATTCATATCGCTCACGAGAACGTGATATTTGCCATCGGAGTAAAGGTTGCCGTACTGATTCTCGCCACCATTGGTCTCGGCACCATGTGGATGGCTGTCTTTGCCGATGTAGGTGTTACGGTACTGGCTGTATTGAACGCCATGAGAAGTTTGGGTAAAAATCGTCTTTTTTATCGTTAA